A single Ciona intestinalis chromosome 12, KH, whole genome shotgun sequence DNA region contains:
- the LOC100177674 gene encoding trifunctional purine biosynthetic protein adenosine-3-like: MARILVVGSGAREHCLSWKLKQSEKVDVVFVAPGNGGTQKEQDSLISGNDIPDVNNFTALAVWCQKNQINLVVVGPEIPLSEGIVEVMQEHGVLCFGPSSKAAEIESNKSFAKEFMIRHGIPTARYEIFTDCETACHHINTAPYRALVVKASGLAAGKGVVVAKNKIEACEAVRNMLNNGQFGDAGSTVVVEELLEGEEFSILCFSDGCHVKVMPPVQDNKRVGEGNVGANTGGMGAYCPCPQVSEEMVQFIKSEVLERAVRGLNLEGRTFKGILYAGVMVTKDGVKVLEFNCRFGDPECQVILPLLETDLFSIMMSCVKGHLNSIDLQWRQNSFSVAVVICSRGYPGVCEKGKIITGLENITSSDAVIFEAGTSYDSAASQKVTSGGRVLTVVATTKSLEKSNEKALDAAGKIVFEGAFYRRDIAKNGINFLERNPNLTYDNCGVSIKKGDSLVKQISSDVRNTARPGSNPELGGFGGSFDLEKAGYKNPMLVSGTDGVGTKLLLAQKMKKCCDIGVDLVAMCANDVLTHNAESLFFLDYYACGSLTLDVAREVVSGIARGCKMAGCALIGGETAEMPGVYPTGSYDLAGFVVGAYEKGRDRPLPCLEEVIPGDVIIGVMSSGIHSNGYSLVRRVVEISGLELNDPAPFEEGKSLGESLLTPTAIYSKLLLPVLRSTNQIRAVAHITGGGIVGNLKRVLPSNMAAILDARSWPLQSVFGWIASVGNLHTDEMLKTFNCGLGLCIVTSQSTADDVIMKCNDALSSINLKSYKVGKVVLKKENTESVAVNHLTEMLYKSYSHKTPKLTNGIASGDHGKNGSKTSVAILISGTGSNMQALIDHSTHNECLYQVKFVISNKPNAPGLLKAQSAGILTKVIDHKEFKTRELFDRQVDAALTINNIEIICLAGFMRLLSGWMVKKWRGQILNIHPSLLPLFKGIDAHKQALDAGVRISGCSVHFVVEEMDEGAIIEQGTVRVEPKDDITSLQEKIKLVEHKVFPKALDLVATGMASLHSSKNKVVWKN, encoded by the exons atggcGAGAATTTTGGTTGTTGGGTCTGGAGCTCGGGAACATTGTTTATCATGGAAGCTTAAACAATCAGAGAAAGTTGATGTTGTGTTCGTTGCCCCCGGTAATGGTGGTACACAAAAAG AGCAAGACAGTCTAATTTCTGGAAACGATATCCCAgatgtaaataattttacagctCTCGCTGTTTGGTGccagaaaaatcaaattaatctTGTGGTTGTTGGGCCAGAGATCCCGCTATCTGAAGGAATTGTTGAAGTAATGCAAGAGCATG GTGTCTTGTGTTTTGGTCCATCTTCAAAAGCTGCAGAAATTGAGTCGAATAAATCATTTGCGAAAGAATTTATGATTCGTCATGGCATTCCAACTGCTAGATATGAG ataTTCACGGACTGTGAGACCGCCTGCCACCACATCAATACTGCTCCTTATCGCGCTCTAGTGGTCAAAGCAAGTGGTCTTGCCGCTGGAAAAGGAGTTGTCGtagcaaaaaacaaaattgaggCTTGTGAGGCTGTTAGAAATATGCTAAAT aatggTCAGTTTGGAGATGCAGGTTCTACTGTTGTGGTTGAGGAGTTACTTGAAGGGGAGGAGTTCTCCATTTTATGTTTCAGTGACGGTTGCCATGTTAAAGTTATGCCTCCTGTCCAGGATAACAAGAGAGTGGGGGAGGGGAATGTTGGGGCAAATACTGGGGGAATGGGGGCTTACTGCCCATGCCCACAG GTGTCTGAGGAAATGgttcaatttataaaaagtgagGTTCTGGAGAGAGCTGTGCGGGGTTTGAACCTGGAAGGTCGGACTTTCAAAGGAATTCTTTATGCTGGGGTGATGGTTACAAAGGATGGGGTCAAAGTTTTGGAATTTAACTGTAGATTTGGTGACCCAGAATGTCAG GTCATTCTTCCCCTTCTAGAAACTGATTTATTttccattatgatgtcatgtgTCAAAGGTCATCTGAACTCTATTGACCTCCAGTGGAGACAAAACTCGTTTTCAGTTGCTGTGGTTATTTGTAGTAGAGGTTACCCAGGAGTTTGTGAAAAAGGGAAAATTATTACAG GATTGGAAAACATTACTAGCAGTGATGCTGTAATTTTTGAAGCTGGGACATCATATGACAGTGCTGCCAGTCAAAAAGTTACATCTGGTGGTAGAGTGTTGACCGTTGTAGCTACAACTAAATCCTTGGAAAAAAGTAATGAAAAAGCATTAGATGCTGCaggaaaaattgtttttgaagGAGCTTTTTATAGAAGAGACATAGCcaaaaatggaataaatttCTTAGAAAG AAATCCAAATTTAACCTATGACAACTGTGGAGTTAGTATCAAAAAAGGGGATTCCCTGGTCAAGCAAATATCTTCTGATGTTAGAAACACAGCAAGACCAGGTTCAAATCCCGAGCTTGGTGGTTTCGGTGGAAGTTTTGACCTTGAAAAAGCTGGTTACAAAAATCCAATGCTGGTATCTGGTACTGATGGAGTGGGAACAAAATTATTG ctTGCTCAAAAGATGAAAAAATGTTGCGACATTGGAGTTGACCTTGTTGCTATGTGCGCTAACGACGTGCTGACTCATAACGCTGAGTCATTGTTTTTCCTTGATTACTATGCGTGCGGCTCGCTAACACTCGATGTCGCAAGAGAGGTTGTATCAGGAATAGCAAGGGGATGTAAGATGGCAGGCTGCGCTCTGATTg GTGGGGAAACTGCTGAAATGCCTGGTGTGTATCCAACTGGTAGTTATGATCTCGCTGGTTTTGTTGTTGGTGCATACGAAAAGGGACGTGATCGTCCTTTACCCTGCCTTGAAGAGGTCATACctggtgatgtcatcattgGCGTGATGTCATCAGGTATCCATAGCAACGGGTATAGCTTGGTTAGAAGGGTGGTGGAGATAAGTGGATTGGAATTGAACGACCCAGCTCCATTTGAGGAAGGAAAATCGCTAG GCGAATCACTTTTGACACCGACTGCCATCTACAGCAAGCTACTTCTTCCAGTGCTTAGATCAACCAATCAGATTCGAGCTGTGGCGCACATCACAGGGGGTGGAATTGTGGGTAATTTAAAACGAGTGTTGCCTAGCAACATGGCAGCCATATTGGATGCACGTTCTTGGCCTCTGCAGTCAGTGTTTGGTTGGATCGCTTCGGTTGGAAATCTTCATACAg atgaaatgttaaaaacttttaactgtGGTCTTGGTCTttgcattgtgacatcacaatctaCTGccgatgatgtcataatgaaatGCAACGATGCTCTTTCTTCTATTAACCTCAAGTCTTACAAAGTGGGGAAGGTTGTtttaaagaaagaaaacaCAGAATCTGTAGCTGTCAATCATCTTACTGAGATGCTTTATAAAAGCTACAGTCACaag ACTCCTAAACTGACCAATGGAATTGCTTCTGGTGATCATGGAAAAAATGGAAGTAAAACTTCAGTTGCCATTTTAATCTCTGGGACAG GAAGCAATATGCAAGCCCTAATAGACCACAGTACACACAATGAATGCTTGTACCAAGTGAAATTtgttatttcaaataaacCTAACGCTCCAGGATTGCTCAAAGCACAATCTGCAGGGATTCTTACAAAG gtTATCGACCATAAAGAGTTTAAAACTCGAGAATTGTTTGACCGGCAAGTTGATGCTGCTTTGacaataaacaacatagaaatcatatgtTTAGCTGGATTTATGCGACTTTTATCAG gCTGGATGGTTAAAAAATGGAGAGGACAAATTTTGAACATTCATCCAAGCTTGCTCCCTCTATTTAAGGGAATAGATGCACATAAACAAGCTTTAGATGCTGGTGTCAGAATATCTGGTTGCTCCGTTCACTTTGTTGTG gaaGAAATGGATGAAGGAGCTATTATTGAGCAAGGGACTGTGAGAGTTGAGCCAAAAGATGACATCACTAGTTTAcaggagaaaataaaacttgttgaaCACAAAGTGTTTCCTAAAGCCCTTGATCTAGTAGCTACTGGCATGGCTTCTTTACACAgtagtaaaaacaaagttgtgTGGAAAAATTGA